From one Ignavibacteria bacterium genomic stretch:
- a CDS encoding NAD(P)H-dependent oxidoreductase subunit E encodes MVNELDTRFEFNDVESREVERLKNLYPHPKAAIMPVLWMAQKKWGWLSEDVMRYVATVMDVPYAHVLGVASFYTMYFKKPMGRYHVQICTNVSCMLRGGVKLLQHAKQRLDIGHNEATTDRKFSLEEVECMGACSGAPLVVINETYYEHVTESQLDELLNRCD; translated from the coding sequence ATGGTGAATGAACTTGATACCCGTTTTGAGTTTAATGACGTAGAGTCACGTGAGGTAGAAAGATTAAAAAATCTGTACCCTCACCCTAAGGCAGCCATTATGCCCGTACTGTGGATGGCCCAGAAAAAGTGGGGCTGGCTGAGTGAGGATGTCATGCGATATGTGGCTACGGTAATGGACGTACCCTACGCACATGTTCTTGGCGTTGCAAGCTTCTACACTATGTACTTTAAAAAGCCTATGGGACGTTACCATGTGCAGATATGCACCAACGTATCCTGTATGCTCCGCGGTGGCGTGAAGTTGCTCCAGCATGCTAAACAACGCCTGGATATCGGACATAACGAAGCCACCACTGATAGAAAGTTTTCACTCGAAGAAGTTGAATGTATGGGTGCCTGCAGCGGAGCCCCTCTTGTTGTTATCAATGAAACCTACTACGAGCATGTAACAGAATCGCAATTAGATGAACTGTTGAACCGCTGCGACTGA
- the hpnD gene encoding presqualene diphosphate synthase HpnD, with product MSEDTVKISTTGSTSFHYSFSFLPREQRHAIRTVYAFCRRIDDIVDEGPSESPEDIATKRERLQWWRSEVESLYNPAAASVLTKGLSQSLQSVIRRYSIPKQHFLTLIDGCERDLVQHRYATFDELKEYCYAVASTVGLISIEIFGYKNEQTRQYAINLGYALQLTNIMRDLKGDILRGYVYLPLEDLERFRYSEQDLKNGVYNEAFRALMTFQVQRARHYYHKARTLLVPEEKVTMVAAEIMDAIYYRLLDKIELQDYAVFTKHISVSTVHKLATALRIWLSSKLFIQRLRG from the coding sequence ATGTCGGAAGACACAGTCAAAATATCAACCACCGGATCTACCAGCTTTCACTACAGCTTTTCGTTCCTCCCCCGCGAACAACGTCATGCCATTCGCACTGTTTATGCATTTTGCAGACGGATTGATGACATCGTGGACGAAGGTCCATCGGAAAGCCCTGAAGACATTGCTACAAAACGGGAACGCCTTCAATGGTGGCGTTCAGAAGTTGAGAGCCTTTACAATCCTGCTGCAGCATCTGTTCTTACAAAGGGGCTTTCACAATCGCTTCAGAGTGTCATCCGAAGGTATTCAATTCCAAAGCAACACTTTTTAACCCTGATTGATGGCTGTGAGCGCGATTTAGTACAGCACCGTTATGCAACATTTGATGAACTTAAAGAATACTGCTACGCTGTTGCGAGCACCGTTGGATTAATCAGCATTGAAATCTTCGGGTACAAGAACGAACAAACCCGCCAGTACGCTATAAACCTGGGCTATGCACTGCAGCTCACCAATATTATGCGAGACCTGAAGGGCGATATCCTCCGAGGCTATGTTTACCTTCCTCTTGAAGACCTGGAACGATTCCGCTATTCTGAGCAGGATCTGAAAAACGGGGTGTACAATGAAGCATTCAGGGCATTAATGACATTTCAAGTACAACGTGCCCGACACTATTACCACAAAGCCCGAACCTTGCTTGTGCCCGAAGAAAAAGTGACCATGGTGGCCGCTGAAATTATGGATGCAATTTATTACCGCCTACTGGATAAGATTGAACTTCAGGACTATGCTGTGTTTACCAAGCATATTTCGGTAAGCACCGTTCATAAGCTGGCAACAGCACTCAGGATCTGGTTAAGCAGCAAATTATTCATCCAGCGCTTGCGTGGATGA